In Labrus mixtus chromosome 11, fLabMix1.1, whole genome shotgun sequence, a single window of DNA contains:
- the pop1 gene encoding ribonucleases P/MRP protein subunit POP1 — MSSSKAKMWEKKMRHQPSSVQYSSTQNGGDSPVSGRSCTDGPSGIARSTKRPNNPQQQSGWACGHQKDGGGYAKDMPKAITGGAFARARAAEVSAMLKAVNRTTGKCHVFGSLPKHMRRRAMSHNTKRLPLRLRDRANRMREKSLKAGSKKEPAKNKSRKARRRHGNLLLEFNRRQRKNVWLETHIWHAKRFIMVKKWGYCLGDRPTNKCYRPCYRAMNSHCLLQDHSYYCCIELQGEESTLLASLSRLTSKEAGPTFAAAMTLSGQRQGSVVVYRAGQYPLQPLGPVTFLWRPQIQGSTIRQLWIWAHPTIKKDLLPELQTVCECCEAVVPSVHLVETPAEVVPTTECEQKPNETPEAKQRTGTKRKKTCKDATGPPAKKIIGDGTRSPATPITWKSSSTGIIINDLTMEMLRFRLIGPQSLTVLSETLDTAADCEEIHKSKPSSLWWSEQCKDESKRSLHQEQSDIYRLLKGIHLTGELPPGTVLGLTVEDPRLTLPTKKVVALPHVKQAQESEEKSRELMLKGVPKHCCQSYLWERSVRDNVTENKISEQELNRRRSEMLVPGSRLTPTPPQSRIPILLVNQPGKQVGCEMTSWGAGWDLLLPKGWGMAFWVPLVYRGVRIGGLNMSLKHSQIKGVPHFPHDYPDCPSGVVFQEEQEAELLKTFKRRPPAKRTNYIKHGCLAPFRCPWQQLAEEWEPVAMESGEKKDGQIETATERDKVTEEELTSHTAVTVTKSLSCVSVLRNRKSLRLLSGWCRPTTSKGQRLCRVGDQPPLDHSAVMSFLTAHRMSLVWVRLSTLSKGKPEPRAMVCVPTAEDLKLLRKGPGSSSGPQEPPHGDHFKSRIKRKKKGLRKAATSSLSVVSHLSASEPKPSSSKEPDPSQSPSDLTFGLWPDPLPRVTSHCSRLTLGWATQGDFSLSVGGGEALGFVCVAGLLKTLSNQPMEHRGMLLLRNPTSLHYRFVKLTIEV, encoded by the exons GTCGAAGTTGTACTGATGGCCCATCTGGCATCGCTCGATCTACAAAAAGACCAAACAACCCTCAGCAACAGAGCGGATGGGCCTGTGGACACCAGAAAGATGGGGGAGGCTACGCCAAGGACATGCCGAAGGCCATAACAG GCGGAGCTTTTGCCAGGGCCAGGGCTGCTGAGGTAAGTGCCATGTTGAAAGCTGTTAACAGGACAACTGGAAAATGCCATGTGTTTGGATCCCTGCCTAAACACATGAGGAGACGGGCCATGAGCCACAATACGAAGCGGCTCCCTCtcagactgagagacagagcTAACCGAATG CGAGAGAAGAGCCTCAAGGCTGGATCAAAGAAGGAACCCGCAAAGAATAAGAGTCGCAAGGCCCGCCGGCGGCACGGAAACCTGCTGCTGGAGTTCAACCGTCgtcaaagaaaaaatgtgtggCTGGAGACTCACATTTGGCATGCCAAGCGCTTCATTATGGTTAAAAAGTGGGGTTACTGCCTTGGAGATAGACCCACAAACAAATGCTATCGTCCTTGCTACAGGGCAATGAACAGCCACTGCCTCCTTCAG GACCATTCCTACTACTGCTGCATAGAGCTACAGGGAGAGGAGAGCACACTTCTGGCTTCTCTGTCACGGTTGACAAGCAAGGAGGCTG GCCCTACATTTGCAGCAGCAATGACTCTATCAGGGCAAAGGCAGGGTAGTGTGGTGGTGTACAGAGCAGGACAGTACCCCTTGCAGCCTCTGGGCCCTGTGACCTTCCTCTGGAGACCACAGATTCAGGGTTCAACCATCAGGCAGTTGTGGATCTGGGCTCATCCCACAATTAAAaag GACCTGCTTCCTGAGCTACAAACTGTATGCGAGTGTTGTGAGGCGGTAGTTCCTTCAGTTCATCTCGTGGAGACTCCTGCTGAGGTTGTTCCCACCACAGAATGTGAGCAGAAGCCAAACGAGACTCCTGAAGCCAAGCAGAGAACtggaacaaagagaaagaaaacttgTAAAGATGCAACTGGACCTCCAGCCAAAAAGATCATTGGAGATGGAACTAGATCTCCCGCTACACCAATTACCTGGAAGTCAAGCTCCACTGGAATCATTATTAA TGACCTCACTATGGAGATGCTACGTTTTCGTCTGATTGGACCACAGTCTCTCACCGTTCTATCAGAAACGTTGGACACGGCTGCGGATTGTGAA gaAATTCATAAATCCAAGCCCTCCTCCCTCTGGTGGTCTGAGCAATGCAAAGATGAGAGCAAGAGGAGTCTGCATCAAGAGCAAAGTGATATCTATCGCCTACTTAAAG GCATCCATTTGACTGGAGAGCTCCCCCCCGGCACCGTGCTGGGTCTGACCGTAGAAGACCCAAGGCTGACTCTACCAACAAAGAAAGTTGTAGCGTTGCCACATGTTAAACAAGCACAAG AGTCGGAGGAGAAGAGTAGGGAGCTGATGCTGAAAGGAGTGCCAAAACACTGCTGTCAGAGTTACCTGTGGGAGCGCTCGGTCCGAGACAACGTCACTGAAAACAAGATATCAGAGCAG GAgttgaacagaagaagaagtgagatGCTGGTCCCAGGTTCCAGGCTGACCCCCACTCCCCCGCAGAGCAGAATCCCCATTCTTCTCGTCAATCAGCCTGGCAAGCAGGTCGGGTGTGAGATGACGTCGTGGGGTGCTGGATGGGACCTGCTGCTTCCTAAAGGATGGGGCATGGCTTTCTGGGTTCCACTG GTGTACAGAGGAGTTCGCATCGGAGGGCTGAACATGAGTCTGAAACACTCTCAGATAAAGGGAGTCCCCCACTTCCCACATGATTACCCAGATTGCCCTTCAGGCGTGGTGTTTCAGGAAGAGCAAGAGGCAGAGCTCCTGAAAACGTTTAAAAG GCGTCCGCCAGCCAAAAGGACCAATTACATTAAACACGGCTGTCTGGCTCCATTCCGTTGCCCCTGGCAACAGCTGGCAGAGGAATGGGAGCCTGTTGCGATGGAGTCGGGAGAGAAGAAAGACGGTCAGATCGAAACAGCGACAGAGCGCGACAAGGTGACTGAGGAGGAGCTGACGTCACATACAGCCGTCACTGTGACAAAGTCTCTGAGCTGTGTCAGTGTACTAAG GAATAGAAAGTCACTGAGGCTGCTCTCTGGTTGGTGCAGACCTACAACATCTAAAGGTCAAAGGTTGTGCCGTGTCGGGGACCAGCCGCCCCTCGACCACTCCGCGGTGATGTCGTTTCTCACAGCACACAGAATGAGTCTGGTGTGGGTGCGTCTCTCTACGCTGTCAAAGGGCAAACCAGAGCCCCGTGCCATGGTTTGTGTCCCGACCGCAGAGGACCTGAAGCTCCTGCGCAAAGGACCCGGCAGCAGCAGtggcccccaggagcccccacACGGAGACCACTTTAAAAGCAGAATCAAACGCAAAAAGAAGGGCCTAAGAAAAGCTGCTACATCCTCTTTGAGTGTAGTGTCACACCTCTCCGCCTCTGAACCAAAGCCCTCCTCCTCTAAAGAGCCCGACCCCTCCCAGTCTCCCTCAGACCTCACCTTTGGGCTGTGGCCAGACCCTCTGCCGAGAGTCACCTCTCACTGCTCTCGATTGACTTTAGGCTGGGCCACTCAAGGTGACTTCTCACTGTCTGTAGGCGGTGGCGAGGCTCTGGGGTTCGTCTGTGTCGCTGGACTCCTTAAAACCCTCTCGAACCAGCCGATGGAACACAGAGGAATGTTGCTGCTGCGCAACCCTACTTCCCTGCACTACCGTTTTGTCAAATTAACCATCGAGGTCTGA